Proteins co-encoded in one Haladaptatus sp. ZSTT2 genomic window:
- a CDS encoding monovalent cation/H+ antiporter complex subunit F gives MATEAAAPEFVTLALQAGLIVASTVTLLAGYRVITGPTTPDRVVALDTIGTNVVAIAVLFALLTDEGLFIDVALVLAIIGFISTIAVARYVTEGDIIE, from the coding sequence ATGGCAACTGAGGCCGCCGCGCCAGAGTTCGTCACGCTCGCCTTGCAGGCGGGCCTCATCGTCGCAAGCACTGTCACGCTGCTCGCGGGCTACCGGGTCATCACGGGGCCAACGACGCCAGACCGCGTCGTCGCCCTCGATACCATCGGGACAAACGTCGTCGCAATCGCCGTGTTGTTCGCCCTGCTCACCGACGAAGGGCTGTTCATCGACGTGGCGCTGGTGCTCGCCATCATCGGGTTCATCAGTACAATTGCCGTGGCACGCTACGTCACGGAGGGGGACATCATCGA
- a CDS encoding Na+/H+ antiporter subunit E, translating to MKRWPVLGVSLAVLWLFVRGAPLFEPVALFGEFLLGLALGIPIAFAFRRFYADDVKLGRAVGAVPYALLYVLVFLRELATANVDVAYRVLSPSMPIHPGVIEVPLRVKSDLGITTIANSITLTPGTLTMDYNEETNTLYVHAIDARDPAAIMAPIRTWEDYALVIFDEELNPDDPVPVHGGEPDGN from the coding sequence ATGAAACGCTGGCCCGTGCTCGGCGTCTCGCTCGCCGTACTCTGGCTGTTCGTCCGCGGCGCGCCGCTGTTCGAGCCGGTCGCCCTGTTCGGGGAGTTCCTGCTCGGGCTCGCCCTCGGCATTCCCATCGCGTTTGCCTTCCGCCGGTTCTACGCGGACGACGTGAAACTCGGCCGGGCAGTTGGAGCCGTGCCGTACGCGCTGCTCTACGTGCTCGTGTTCCTCCGAGAACTCGCCACCGCAAACGTGGACGTCGCCTACCGGGTGCTCTCGCCGTCGATGCCCATCCACCCGGGCGTCATCGAGGTACCCCTGCGCGTCAAGTCCGACCTCGGCATCACGACCATCGCAAACAGCATCACCCTGACTCCAGGGACACTCACCATGGATTACAACGAGGAGACGAACACCCTCTACGTCCACGCCATCGACGCCCGCGACCCCGCGGCCATCATGGCCCCGATTCGGACGTGGGAAGACTACGCACTGGTCATCTTCGACGAAGAACTGAATCCCGACGACCCCGTCCCCGTCCACGGGGGTGAGCCAGATGGCAACTGA
- a CDS encoding complex I subunit 5 family protein — translation MEPAHLVIAPLLTALVTAILTLATRNYLNVQRAVSALGGLGYLVGVGVLYQAIQADADGVIVYQLSDWGAPFGITLVADALAVFMLGLAALVSLAALAYSVRFISDYGQRVSYHPLYHLMMVGVTGSFLTGDIFNLFVWFEVMLMSSYVLVAFYSGKEHTRAALTYVVLNLLGSAVMLLAIGGLYATTGTLNMADMAQRLADPAAFGIDPAPVLGLSAILFTVFALKAGIAPFQFWVPPAYRAAPAPVAAMLAGVVKKVGVYAIIRLYFTIFAAATLPAGLSLPGLSGTSFLDFFGPVLFIMATASILLGGFGAVGRKTVDGMLAYSSIGQVGFILLPLAVAATVPEVRTLGIAAALIYSLNHGFAKALLFLASGIIERMTGTLEFANLGGLTERAPVLSGGFFLGALALIGIPPLSGFFGKLLVFDTAARAGADAALAVALVGAILTIAYFSRAWNRGFWGEPVEILERPSTTLTVAVVALALGVVVLGIGFDPVMEAANAAANAALDRAGYIDAVAPEVVA, via the coding sequence ATGGAGCCTGCACACCTCGTCATCGCGCCCTTACTGACGGCGCTCGTGACGGCCATCCTGACGCTCGCCACGCGCAACTACCTGAACGTCCAGCGCGCCGTGAGCGCACTTGGCGGCCTCGGCTACCTCGTGGGCGTCGGCGTCCTCTATCAGGCGATTCAGGCGGACGCAGACGGCGTCATCGTCTACCAGCTGTCTGACTGGGGTGCGCCGTTTGGCATCACGCTCGTCGCGGACGCCCTCGCCGTGTTCATGCTCGGCCTCGCCGCGCTCGTGAGCCTCGCCGCGCTCGCCTACTCGGTGCGCTTCATCAGCGACTACGGCCAGCGCGTCTCGTATCACCCGCTCTACCACCTCATGATGGTGGGCGTGACCGGGTCGTTCCTTACGGGCGACATCTTCAACCTGTTCGTCTGGTTCGAAGTGATGCTCATGTCGAGTTACGTCCTCGTCGCGTTCTACAGCGGGAAAGAACACACCCGCGCGGCGCTCACCTACGTCGTGCTCAACCTGCTCGGGAGCGCCGTCATGTTGCTCGCCATCGGTGGCCTCTACGCCACGACCGGCACGCTCAACATGGCCGACATGGCCCAGCGACTCGCAGACCCAGCGGCCTTTGGCATCGACCCGGCCCCGGTGCTCGGCCTCTCTGCAATCCTCTTTACCGTCTTCGCGCTGAAGGCGGGGATTGCGCCGTTCCAGTTCTGGGTGCCACCCGCCTACCGCGCGGCCCCTGCACCGGTCGCCGCGATGCTCGCGGGCGTGGTGAAGAAGGTCGGCGTGTACGCGATTATCCGCCTCTACTTCACCATCTTCGCCGCCGCGACCCTGCCCGCTGGACTCTCACTGCCCGGCCTGTCGGGAACCTCGTTCCTCGACTTCTTCGGGCCGGTGTTATTCATCATGGCCACTGCGAGCATCCTGCTCGGCGGTTTCGGCGCAGTCGGGAGAAAAACCGTAGACGGGATGCTCGCCTACTCCTCTATCGGACAGGTTGGCTTCATCCTGCTCCCACTCGCCGTCGCCGCGACGGTGCCTGAAGTGCGCACGCTCGGCATCGCCGCCGCGCTCATCTACTCGCTGAACCACGGCTTTGCGAAGGCGCTGCTGTTCCTCGCAAGCGGTATCATCGAGCGGATGACCGGGACGCTCGAATTTGCGAACCTCGGCGGCCTCACCGAACGCGCGCCCGTGCTCTCAGGTGGCTTCTTCCTCGGTGCGCTCGCGCTCATCGGAATCCCACCACTGTCTGGCTTCTTCGGCAAACTGCTTGTGTTCGACACGGCCGCCCGCGCGGGGGCTGACGCCGCGCTCGCCGTCGCGCTCGTCGGAGCCATCCTGACGATTGCGTACTTCTCGCGAGCGTGGAATCGTGGCTTCTGGGGCGAGCCGGTCGAGATTCTCGAACGGCCCTCGACCACGCTGACCGTCGCCGTCGTGGCACTCGCCCTCGGCGTCGTCGTCCTCGGTATCGGGTTCGACCCCGTCATGGAGGCGGCGAACGCCGCCGCGAACGCCGCACTCGACCGAGCGGGCTACATCGATGCCGTCGCCCCGGAGGTGGTGGCATGA
- a CDS encoding sodium:proton antiporter, translating to MTQFALAAVLGLLFALGTFLVLRRDIVRVVWGVTIISQSANVYLVTMGGLSGSVPILSHGAHGEVGAVTDPLVQALVLTAIVIGFGTTAFALVLTYRVHQEHGTIDLFELERGGDT from the coding sequence ATGACGCAGTTTGCCCTCGCCGCCGTCCTCGGCTTGCTGTTCGCCCTCGGGACGTTCCTCGTCCTTCGACGCGACATCGTCCGCGTCGTCTGGGGTGTGACCATCATCAGCCAGTCTGCAAACGTCTATCTCGTCACTATGGGTGGACTCTCTGGGAGTGTCCCAATACTCTCACACGGCGCTCACGGCGAGGTCGGCGCAGTCACCGACCCGCTCGTCCAGGCGCTCGTCCTCACGGCCATCGTCATCGGCTTCGGGACGACGGCGTTCGCGCTCGTGCTCACCTACCGAGTCCACCAAGAGCACGGGACAATCGACCTGTTCGAACTCGAACGCGGAGGTGACACCTGA
- a CDS encoding MnhB domain-containing protein, producing the protein MTEKDTTVISRTVTRIVVPLILLVAIALLLQGHNLPGGGFIAGVLTVASFALIYIIFGLDYLEEELLHRRPESSLDVIQPSIVEDYRGLFAAGLILAAGSGVVAMLFGVPFLTQAVLFVEHVPIYHEIELASALAFDFGVYLVVVGALLTILAVVGAE; encoded by the coding sequence ATGACAGAAAAGGACACGACCGTCATCTCGCGGACGGTCACCCGCATCGTCGTCCCACTCATCCTCCTCGTAGCCATCGCGCTACTCTTACAGGGCCACAACCTGCCCGGTGGTGGGTTCATCGCGGGCGTCCTCACGGTCGCCTCGTTCGCCCTCATCTACATCATCTTCGGGCTCGACTACCTCGAAGAAGAACTCCTCCATCGCAGACCGGAGAGTTCGCTCGATGTCATCCAGCCGAGCATCGTCGAAGACTACCGCGGCCTGTTCGCCGCCGGTCTCATCCTCGCGGCGGGAAGCGGCGTCGTCGCCATGCTGTTTGGCGTCCCCTTCCTCACACAGGCCGTCCTGTTCGTCGAACACGTACCAATCTACCATGAAATCGAACTCGCCTCGGCGCTCGCGTTCGACTTCGGCGTCTATCTCGTCGTGGTCGGCGCGCTGCTCACGATTCTCGCGGTGGTGGGGGCAGAATGA
- the mbhE gene encoding hydrogen gas-evolving membrane-bound hydrogenase subunit E — protein sequence MTSTVAATSAPAPDTLALLAVLALPFLGAALVPVVYRALGERTAYFAAAIALACFALVASQYGRVGAVTIPWIPELGVSLTLYVDGLSLLIGFLASGVGVLILTYSGGYMHGEPGQAKYYASLLAFMGSMLGVAFAADLIALFVFWELTSLSSFMLIGHYQRKRSSQYAARKSMIITVAGGLFMLVGFLLLHHVSAQVLGEATYTLVGSQNGLIENADAINEALRSSGLLIPVIALIGVGAAAKSAQVPLHIWLPNAMEAPTPVSAFLHSATMVKAGVYLVGRFRPLLVGDEWMLIFATLGLLTMTVTAILAVGATDIKELLAYSTASHLGLIIAGFGFANELGGETGAFHILNHAVFKAALFLVAGIIAHEAGTRLISELGGLRKDLPIAAGITFVAALGMAGVPPFNGFYSKELLFEAAYEAAVHAGGIWWLYPAVAVFGSVFTFLYSIKFLSLFFGDKPEGLGHVHRPPLTMVAPPLLLAGLALVISISPQTAIDTIVQSVFEGVIPAHGPGEEVHHMTIGLPTELKPAVIMSAITIGLGAVAWPFYDRLHAGINAITAVKYLRANWYYDNTIYGLTTLSQFSMPQVQTGLVRTYITWSLAAVSALALGGYLAASVSLPAFSGVAIGIPIALVLLLAVVGAIAVSIAPSHIAGVLTLSILGFMVAVFFVLANAPDLALTQLVIETLVLVIFLLVLDKLPAYYGTAKRAIAARDAVLSAVVGVTVFLTVLLTTAATPDDPIYTYFIERAGIPAEHGNLLVNYGGGGNIVNVILVDFRAFDTLGEISVVAMAALSVLTLIAMRGRGERG from the coding sequence GTGACCTCGACTGTCGCGGCTACGTCAGCCCCTGCCCCGGACACCCTAGCGTTGCTCGCGGTGCTCGCGCTCCCGTTTCTCGGCGCGGCACTCGTCCCGGTGGTGTACCGTGCCCTCGGAGAGCGCACGGCCTACTTCGCGGCGGCAATCGCGCTCGCGTGTTTCGCGCTCGTTGCCTCGCAGTACGGCCGCGTCGGCGCGGTCACCATCCCGTGGATACCTGAACTCGGCGTCTCACTGACGCTGTACGTAGACGGCCTCTCGCTGCTCATTGGCTTCCTCGCCAGCGGCGTGGGCGTGCTCATCCTCACCTACTCCGGTGGCTACATGCACGGCGAGCCGGGGCAAGCGAAGTACTACGCCTCGCTGCTCGCGTTCATGGGGTCGATGCTCGGCGTCGCCTTCGCCGCAGACCTCATCGCGCTGTTCGTGTTCTGGGAGCTGACGAGCCTGTCGTCGTTCATGCTCATCGGCCACTACCAGCGCAAACGCAGCTCGCAGTACGCCGCCCGCAAATCCATGATTATCACCGTCGCGGGCGGGCTGTTCATGCTCGTTGGCTTCCTGTTGCTCCACCACGTCTCCGCGCAAGTGCTTGGTGAGGCAACCTACACCCTCGTCGGCTCGCAAAACGGCCTCATCGAGAACGCAGACGCCATCAACGAGGCGCTTCGCTCTTCGGGCCTCCTCATCCCGGTCATCGCGCTCATCGGCGTCGGCGCGGCGGCCAAATCCGCGCAGGTTCCCCTGCACATCTGGCTGCCAAACGCGATGGAAGCGCCAACGCCCGTTTCGGCGTTCCTCCACTCCGCGACGATGGTCAAAGCCGGCGTCTACCTCGTCGGCCGCTTCCGGCCGCTGCTCGTCGGCGACGAATGGATGCTCATCTTCGCCACGCTTGGCTTGCTCACGATGACGGTGACCGCCATCCTCGCCGTCGGCGCGACGGACATCAAAGAACTGCTGGCCTATTCGACGGCCTCGCACCTCGGACTCATCATCGCTGGCTTCGGCTTTGCGAACGAACTCGGCGGCGAAACGGGCGCGTTCCACATCCTGAACCACGCCGTGTTCAAGGCCGCGCTCTTCCTCGTCGCTGGTATCATCGCGCACGAGGCAGGGACGCGGCTCATCTCGGAACTCGGGGGGTTGCGCAAGGACTTACCAATCGCCGCCGGCATCACGTTCGTCGCGGCCCTCGGTATGGCGGGCGTGCCGCCGTTCAACGGTTTCTACTCGAAAGAACTGCTCTTCGAGGCAGCCTACGAAGCGGCCGTGCACGCGGGCGGCATCTGGTGGCTGTACCCCGCCGTCGCCGTCTTCGGCAGCGTGTTCACCTTCCTCTACTCCATCAAGTTCCTCTCGCTGTTCTTCGGCGACAAGCCAGAGGGGCTCGGACACGTCCACCGACCTCCGCTCACGATGGTTGCGCCGCCGCTCCTGCTCGCCGGCCTCGCGCTGGTCATCTCGATTAGCCCGCAGACGGCCATCGACACCATCGTCCAATCGGTGTTCGAGGGCGTCATTCCGGCCCACGGACCGGGCGAAGAAGTCCACCACATGACGATTGGTCTGCCGACCGAACTCAAGCCAGCCGTCATCATGAGCGCCATCACCATCGGCCTCGGCGCGGTGGCGTGGCCGTTCTACGACCGCCTCCACGCGGGCATCAACGCGATTACGGCCGTGAAATACCTTCGCGCGAACTGGTACTACGACAACACGATCTACGGGCTGACCACGCTCTCACAGTTCTCGATGCCGCAGGTCCAGACCGGCCTCGTGCGCACCTACATCACGTGGTCGCTCGCCGCGGTGAGCGCGCTCGCCCTCGGCGGCTACCTCGCCGCGAGCGTGTCGCTCCCGGCGTTCTCGGGCGTCGCAATCGGTATCCCAATCGCGCTCGTGTTGCTCCTCGCGGTGGTCGGCGCGATTGCCGTGAGCATCGCACCGTCACACATCGCGGGCGTGCTCACACTCTCGATTCTCGGCTTCATGGTCGCGGTGTTCTTCGTGCTCGCAAACGCACCCGACCTCGCCCTGACCCAACTCGTCATCGAGACGCTCGTGTTGGTCATCTTCCTGCTGGTACTCGACAAGCTGCCAGCCTACTACGGCACGGCAAAGCGCGCCATCGCGGCGCGAGACGCCGTCCTCTCTGCGGTGGTGGGCGTCACGGTGTTCCTGACCGTCTTGCTCACGACGGCCGCGACGCCGGACGACCCCATCTACACCTACTTCATCGAACGGGCGGGCATCCCCGCAGAACACGGCAACCTCCTCGTCAATTACGGCGGCGGAGGCAACATCGTTAACGTCATCCTCGTGGACTTCAGAGCGTTCGACACCTTGGGTGAAATCTCGGTCGTCGCAATGGCCGCGCTGTCGGTGCTGACTCTGATTGCCATGCGTGGGCGAGGTGAGCGCGGATGA
- a CDS encoding type IV pilin N-terminal domain-containing protein, whose amino-acid sequence MQLKQLFTEEDAVSPVIGVILMVAITVILAAVIGTFVLNLGDQVGDAAPQAKFSFDYTESTDTLVITHESGDKVKAANLHVKSSGGVDDTWDGLGGSTFATAGDSITLSGTVASGDTVRLIYDDGSGDTATIQKWSGPQA is encoded by the coding sequence ATGCAGTTAAAACAACTCTTTACAGAAGAGGACGCAGTCTCGCCAGTGATTGGGGTTATCTTGATGGTCGCCATCACGGTCATTCTCGCCGCAGTCATCGGGACGTTCGTTCTCAACCTTGGGGATCAAGTGGGGGACGCAGCTCCGCAGGCAAAGTTCAGCTTCGACTACACCGAATCAACCGACACGCTCGTGATTACCCACGAGTCCGGTGACAAGGTCAAGGCAGCAAACCTGCACGTGAAGTCGAGCGGTGGCGTTGACGACACCTGGGACGGCCTCGGTGGCTCTACGTTCGCAACCGCTGGTGACTCGATCACGTTGTCCGGCACTGTCGCCTCTGGTGACACCGTCCGCCTCATCTATGACGACGGCTCTGGTGACACGGCAACCATCCAGAAGTGGTCTGGACCACAGGCATAA
- a CDS encoding type IV pilin N-terminal domain-containing protein, with product MQLKQLFTEEDAVSPVIGVILMVAITVILAAVIGTFVLNLGDQVGDAAPQAKFSFDYDGSSDLTITHESGDKIAADDLVVKSSAGSVDVTWGASGSFVTAGTSQTFTGIGPTETVRLIYDDGSGDTATIQTWDGPEA from the coding sequence ATGCAACTCAAACAACTCTTCACAGAGGAAGACGCGGTATCGCCCGTGATTGGCGTCATCTTGATGGTCGCCATCACGGTCATTCTGGCCGCGGTCATCGGCACGTTCGTACTCAATCTGGGCGACCAGGTGGGGGACGCAGCTCCGCAAGCAAAGTTTAGTTTCGACTACGACGGTTCATCTGATTTGACAATTACGCACGAATCTGGTGACAAAATCGCAGCGGATGATTTAGTCGTAAAAAGCTCTGCTGGATCGGTTGATGTCACCTGGGGGGCGTCTGGCAGTTTCGTCACCGCAGGTACGTCACAAACCTTTACTGGCATTGGGCCAACCGAGACTGTCCGCCTCATCTACGACGACGGCTCCGGCGACACGGCAACCATCCAGACGTGGGATGGGCCAGAAGCATAA
- the hpt gene encoding hypoxanthine/guanine phosphoribosyltransferase, whose translation MDQLKKSLLEAPIIEKNGYQYFVHPISDGVPMLEPGLLREIVIKIIRKVSLEDVDKIVTPAAMGIHISTAVSLMTDIPLVVVRKRQYGLEGEMALSQVTGYSENEMYINDVDEGDRVLLLDDVLSTGGTLKALTGALEEIGADVADVVAVIKKVGGENKIEGTGYDVKTLINVDVQDGEVVIIDEHGDG comes from the coding sequence ATGGACCAGTTGAAGAAGTCCCTGCTCGAAGCCCCTATCATCGAGAAAAACGGGTATCAGTACTTCGTACATCCCATCAGCGACGGCGTCCCGATGCTGGAACCGGGGCTGCTCCGCGAAATCGTCATCAAAATCATCCGCAAAGTGAGCTTAGAGGACGTGGACAAAATCGTCACCCCCGCGGCGATGGGTATCCACATCTCGACGGCCGTCTCGCTCATGACGGACATCCCACTCGTCGTCGTCCGCAAGCGCCAGTACGGCCTCGAGGGCGAGATGGCGCTCTCGCAGGTTACTGGCTACTCTGAAAACGAGATGTACATCAACGACGTAGACGAGGGCGACCGTGTTCTCCTGCTCGACGACGTGCTCTCGACCGGCGGCACGCTCAAGGCGCTCACGGGAGCACTCGAAGAAATCGGCGCAGATGTCGCCGACGTGGTCGCTGTCATCAAGAAAGTCGGCGGCGAGAACAAAATCGAGGGGACGGGCTACGACGTCAAGACGCTCATCAACGTTGACGTACAGGATGGCGAAGTCGTCATCATCGACGAACACGGCGACGGATAA
- a CDS encoding type 1 glutamine amidotransferase domain-containing protein: MPSALFVVSESGYWGEECVEPLTQLSAAGVDITVATPSGNPPVLDERSVDPDSIGEDTAEHIRTVHETDERLNNPIPVAQADASDYDTVVFPGGHGTVWDINQDVHARTLLRDAVEGSSKALVICHAVGILAFARTSDGSFLVADRDVTGFPNEWEADIVDENDVLPDGEKLPYWVEDEVIAAGGNWDAELEAEESVTVDGDLITARGPGSSSAAAETLLDELSITQ, translated from the coding sequence ATGCCTTCTGCACTGTTCGTCGTTAGTGAATCCGGCTATTGGGGCGAAGAATGCGTAGAACCACTCACCCAGCTGAGTGCCGCTGGCGTCGACATTACGGTGGCCACACCATCCGGCAACCCACCAGTCCTCGACGAGCGGTCGGTCGACCCGGACTCGATTGGTGAGGACACAGCAGAACACATCCGAACCGTCCACGAGACAGACGAGCGACTGAACAATCCGATTCCCGTCGCACAGGCCGACGCGAGCGACTACGACACCGTCGTCTTCCCCGGCGGCCACGGCACGGTCTGGGACATCAACCAAGACGTCCACGCCCGCACCCTCCTGCGCGACGCGGTGGAAGGCTCCAGCAAGGCACTCGTCATCTGCCACGCCGTGGGCATCCTCGCCTTCGCGCGCACCAGTGACGGCTCGTTCCTCGTCGCAGACCGCGACGTGACTGGATTCCCGAACGAGTGGGAAGCAGACATCGTCGACGAAAACGACGTCCTCCCTGACGGCGAGAAGCTCCCCTACTGGGTCGAAGACGAAGTCATCGCCGCAGGCGGTAACTGGGACGCCGAACTCGAAGCCGAGGAAAGCGTGACCGTAGACGGCGACCTCATCACCGCCCGCGGTCCCGGCTCCTCTAGCGCCGCCGCAGAGACGTTGCTCGACGAACTTAGCATCACGCAGTAA
- a CDS encoding DUF2298 domain-containing protein translates to MEFGLVALWLAVYLAFWALSMPLAALLFAGFDDQGAGFALPLGLGLLTLVAYWVGHLAFGWVAVLAGLLVLGGATALALTRDIEIRWRDRIDVPLVFVGAFLFIILIRGADPGIIPGGGEKFLDFGILKVLLRSPTLPPEDFWFADAPVRYYFGGHLLTALLTILTGTEARFAYNLALAGFFGMLISAGYSLAGAIAAGFAVSRRKAGLFAAFFIGFASNLLTGLQVFIWALPDAIGVPLGRAIAANLNDLAAEKVVAPPREFSYWHPSRVIPGTINEFPFFSWLNGDLHAHMMSTPFLLLAAGLLFVYFRTPEREVTRRRLLVFGALPPLAGFIAFVNTWSFPAVLGLAWLTLAFAPASPTTLFPRQLATRARRAESWLTTELLRLASALACAIVILAGGLLWTLPFWLGTASRRSIGLFPERTALVPLLVVHGAFLAVFVPYLVAHARPELKKHAAQTGVVLALFIPTAWLGGLAGVALFCPLLAAGWLLLRLRDDLGYETVLMLAGLGLALIVEFAFVRENAAPGRLNTVFKVYMQVWVLWSIAASVMLARLLNAGQAIPTNWRTGARVLAALLVVSTSFYSVFALAGHFNDGATDDMTLDGLQYVSNYHGGEAGAIHWLDDREGRPHLIEAPGGAYRWANAPSALTGIPSVVGWPHERIYHGEDAYKDRITDVTKFYTGTPDEQVAMLEKYDVRYIYVGPHERDAYDPGDFSQLAGVTVAYEGGDVTIYEVNHDQLET, encoded by the coding sequence ATGGAATTCGGTCTCGTTGCGCTGTGGTTGGCGGTGTATCTCGCATTCTGGGCGCTTTCGATGCCCCTCGCTGCGCTGCTCTTTGCCGGGTTCGACGACCAAGGCGCAGGCTTCGCCCTCCCGCTCGGACTCGGACTTCTCACGCTCGTCGCCTACTGGGTTGGCCACCTCGCCTTTGGCTGGGTTGCGGTGCTCGCCGGGCTCCTCGTCCTCGGCGGCGCAACGGCGCTCGCGCTCACCCGAGACATTGAGATTCGCTGGCGCGACCGAATCGACGTGCCGCTCGTGTTCGTGGGTGCATTTTTGTTTATCATCTTGATTCGCGGCGCAGACCCTGGCATCATCCCCGGCGGCGGCGAGAAGTTCCTCGATTTCGGCATTCTCAAAGTCCTCCTTCGCTCGCCAACGCTCCCCCCTGAAGACTTCTGGTTTGCGGATGCGCCGGTGCGCTACTACTTCGGTGGCCACCTCCTCACCGCGCTGCTCACGATTCTCACGGGCACAGAAGCACGATTCGCCTACAACCTCGCACTCGCGGGATTTTTTGGCATGCTCATCTCCGCAGGCTACAGTCTTGCCGGCGCGATTGCCGCGGGTTTCGCTGTCTCTCGGCGGAAAGCCGGACTCTTTGCGGCATTCTTCATCGGCTTTGCGAGCAACCTGCTCACCGGTTTGCAGGTGTTTATCTGGGCGCTTCCTGACGCGATTGGTGTTCCCCTCGGGCGGGCGATTGCGGCGAATCTGAACGACCTCGCCGCAGAGAAGGTGGTCGCCCCGCCGCGTGAGTTTTCCTACTGGCATCCAAGCCGCGTGATTCCGGGCACCATCAACGAGTTTCCCTTCTTCTCGTGGCTGAACGGCGACCTCCACGCGCACATGATGAGCACGCCGTTTCTCCTGCTCGCCGCTGGGCTGTTGTTCGTCTACTTCCGGACGCCAGAGCGCGAGGTGACGCGCCGTCGCCTGCTCGTGTTCGGCGCGCTGCCACCGCTCGCCGGATTCATCGCGTTTGTCAACACGTGGTCGTTCCCAGCCGTGTTGGGACTCGCGTGGCTCACGCTCGCGTTTGCGCCTGCTTCCCCCACAACGCTGTTCCCCCGACAGCTAGCGACGCGGGCACGCCGCGCCGAGTCGTGGCTCACCACGGAACTACTGCGACTCGCAAGCGCGCTCGCCTGTGCCATCGTCATTCTCGCTGGGGGCCTGCTCTGGACGCTCCCGTTCTGGCTCGGAACCGCCAGCAGGCGGAGCATCGGGCTGTTTCCTGAACGAACCGCGCTCGTCCCACTGCTCGTGGTGCACGGCGCGTTCCTCGCGGTGTTCGTGCCCTATCTGGTCGCCCACGCGCGCCCGGAACTCAAGAAACACGCCGCACAGACGGGCGTCGTCCTCGCACTGTTCATCCCGACGGCGTGGCTCGGCGGCCTCGCAGGCGTGGCCCTCTTCTGCCCGCTGCTCGCTGCTGGCTGGTTGTTGCTCAGACTCCGTGACGACCTCGGCTACGAAACCGTGTTGATGCTCGCTGGCCTCGGTCTCGCGCTCATCGTTGAGTTCGCCTTCGTCAGAGAAAACGCCGCACCCGGTCGCTTAAACACCGTGTTCAAGGTGTACATGCAGGTCTGGGTGCTCTGGTCGATAGCGGCGTCGGTGATGCTCGCACGCTTGCTCAACGCTGGGCAGGCAATCCCGACGAACTGGCGCACCGGCGCACGGGTTCTCGCCGCGCTCCTCGTCGTCTCCACATCGTTTTACAGCGTGTTCGCCCTCGCCGGTCACTTCAACGACGGTGCAACAGACGACATGACGCTCGACGGGTTGCAGTACGTCTCTAACTACCACGGGGGCGAAGCCGGAGCGATTCACTGGCTCGACGACAGAGAGGGCAGACCACACCTCATCGAAGCACCCGGCGGCGCGTATCGCTGGGCGAACGCCCCCTCTGCGCTCACCGGGATTCCATCGGTTGTCGGGTGGCCACACGAACGCATCTATCACGGCGAAGATGCCTACAAAGACCGAATCACGGACGTGACGAAGTTCTACACAGGTACGCCGGACGAACAGGTCGCCATGCTCGAAAAATATGACGTGCGCTATATCTACGTCGGCCCACACGAGCGCGACGCGTACGACCCCGGTGACTTCTCACAGTTAGCTGGGGTGACGGTCGCCTACGAAGGCGGCGACGTGACGATTTACGAAGTGAACCACGACCAGCTAGAAACCTAG